From the Candidatus Delongbacteria bacterium genome, one window contains:
- a CDS encoding acyltransferase yields the protein MGESEKRKGIPVAEKAWFAHATAVVDEPCEIGDGTKIWHFSHVMKGARIGRNCVFGQNVNIDGGVVIGNGVKVQNNVSIYSGLVIEDFVFLGPSCVLTNVTNPRCEINRHSLYETTIIRRGASIGANATIVCGIELGRYCFIGSGAVVAKSVPDYALMVGVPARQVGWVSRHGLPLGQPDAQGVYTCPESGLRYREVEPGVLRCLDVDEAADLPAELCQGGRFYDEIVHGTRLKA from the coding sequence TTGGGCGAAAGTGAAAAACGGAAGGGGATTCCAGTGGCAGAAAAGGCTTGGTTCGCACATGCCACCGCCGTGGTGGACGAGCCCTGCGAGATTGGCGATGGCACCAAAATCTGGCACTTCAGCCATGTGATGAAGGGGGCACGGATCGGAAGGAACTGCGTCTTCGGCCAGAACGTGAACATCGATGGCGGAGTGGTCATCGGCAACGGCGTGAAGGTGCAGAACAATGTGAGCATCTACAGTGGCCTGGTCATCGAGGACTTCGTCTTTCTGGGGCCCTCTTGCGTGCTGACAAACGTCACCAATCCCCGCTGCGAGATCAATCGTCACAGTCTGTATGAGACCACGATCATTCGACGAGGTGCCTCGATCGGGGCCAATGCGACCATCGTCTGCGGGATTGAACTGGGCAGGTACTGTTTCATTGGTTCCGGTGCGGTGGTGGCGAAGAGTGTGCCCGATTATGCCCTGATGGTGGGGGTGCCCGCCCGACAGGTGGGCTGGGTGAGCCGGCATGGGCTGCCACTGGGCCAACCCGATGCCCAAGGAGTGTATACGTGCCCGGAAAGTGGCTTGCGCTATCGCGAGGTGGAACCCGGTGTGCTGCGCTGTCTGGATGTGGATGAAGCGGCGGATCTTCCGGCAGAACTGTGCCAGGGTGGCCGCTTTTATGACGAGATCGTACACGGGACTCGGCTGAAGGCCTAG
- a CDS encoding DegT/DnrJ/EryC1/StrS family aminotransferase, which translates to MGVPLLDLKAQYATQKDEINRAVLDVLESQHFILGPQVKLLEQAIGAYVGSPHAVGVSSGTDALLVALMAEGIGPGDEVITPPYSFFATAGCPVRLGARPVFVEIEAHSFNLDPRCLEAAITPRTKAIIPVHLYGQAADLAPILEIAARHGIPVIEDGAQAIGTEYQGRRVGSLGAYGCFSFFPSKNLGGAGDGGMIVTGDEELARRLEILRVHGAQPKYYHRVIGGNFRLDAIQAAVLNVKLQLLDDWTSRRQANAATYRRLLDEAGLVVDLRQLNPDTLDMSGLKGVTLPWERPGDRHIYNQFVLRVDRRDELRAFLTSRGIGNEVYYPVPFHMQDCFVDLGHKPGEFTVSEVAASQSIAIPIYPELNVDQQQEVVAALAEFMS; encoded by the coding sequence GTGGGAGTCCCGCTACTGGATCTCAAGGCGCAGTATGCCACCCAGAAGGATGAAATCAATCGCGCGGTTCTGGACGTGTTGGAATCCCAGCACTTCATCCTGGGGCCGCAGGTGAAGCTTTTGGAGCAAGCCATCGGCGCCTATGTGGGATCACCCCATGCCGTGGGCGTCTCCAGCGGGACGGACGCCCTGCTGGTGGCGTTGATGGCTGAGGGAATCGGCCCCGGGGACGAAGTCATCACCCCGCCCTATTCGTTCTTTGCCACGGCCGGCTGTCCCGTCCGGTTGGGAGCGCGGCCTGTGTTCGTGGAAATCGAAGCGCACAGTTTCAATCTGGACCCCCGCTGCTTGGAGGCGGCCATCACGCCGCGCACCAAGGCGATCATCCCGGTTCATCTTTACGGACAAGCCGCGGATCTGGCGCCCATCCTGGAGATTGCCGCCCGACATGGAATTCCGGTGATCGAAGACGGGGCCCAAGCCATTGGAACGGAGTACCAGGGAAGGCGGGTCGGCAGTCTGGGCGCGTACGGGTGCTTCAGCTTCTTTCCATCGAAAAATCTGGGTGGAGCCGGCGATGGCGGCATGATCGTGACGGGCGACGAGGAACTGGCCCGGCGACTGGAAATCTTGCGCGTGCATGGCGCCCAGCCGAAATACTATCACCGGGTAATCGGTGGGAATTTCCGTTTGGATGCAATCCAGGCGGCGGTGCTGAATGTCAAGCTGCAGCTATTGGACGATTGGACAAGTCGTCGTCAAGCGAATGCGGCGACCTATCGGCGCTTGCTGGACGAGGCGGGTTTGGTAGTCGACCTTCGGCAACTGAATCCCGACACATTGGATATGAGCGGGTTGAAGGGTGTGACCCTGCCCTGGGAACGCCCGGGGGACCGCCACATCTACAACCAATTCGTGCTGCGCGTGGATCGGCGTGATGAACTGCGGGCCTTTCTTACGTCGCGCGGGATCGGGAACGAGGTGTATTACCCGGTTCCTTTCCACATGCAGGATTGTTTTGTCGATCTCGGACATAAGCCCGGCGAATTCACAGTTAGTGAAGTGGCCGCTTCGCAGTCGATTGCCATCCCCATCTATCCGGAGCTGAACGTAGACCAACAGCAAGAAGTGGTCGCCGCTCTGGCAGAGTTCATGTCCTAA
- a CDS encoding glycerol-3-phosphate dehydrogenase/oxidase, with protein sequence MHVAVVGGGINGVMSAWALAAAGHQVELFERGALMGETSSASTKLLHGGLRYLENGEFGLVRESLRERAWWVAQAPQFAKPLGLILPVYSGVGRNPLVVRLGLVMYDLLAGRGNIGRHRWLAPREILHLLPGLRSQGLRGGFLFHDVQMDDYRLGLWAVDQAQRAGVAVREHTAVERLAADGTYWANGEHRADLIVNAAGPWCRNLLDVSDVPARHRLDLVRGSHLVLDRPLALGLFLQVPGEHRICFALPWQGRTLLGTTEVRQRLEDPIRCSPEEEAYLLNVYGTAFLDSATSAEIVERFAGLRPLVDSGSANPGRTTREYVLEQTGHVLTVFGGKWTTARVLGERVRERAEKGF encoded by the coding sequence ATGCACGTTGCCGTGGTGGGTGGGGGAATCAATGGCGTCATGAGCGCCTGGGCCCTCGCCGCCGCCGGTCACCAGGTCGAGTTGTTCGAACGTGGAGCGCTGATGGGGGAGACGAGCAGTGCCTCCACCAAGCTGCTGCACGGCGGACTGCGCTACCTGGAGAACGGGGAGTTTGGCCTGGTGCGCGAGAGTCTGCGCGAGCGGGCTTGGTGGGTTGCCCAGGCGCCGCAGTTTGCGAAACCTCTTGGGTTGATACTGCCCGTGTATTCTGGCGTCGGCCGCAACCCGCTGGTGGTTCGCCTGGGCCTGGTGATGTACGACCTGCTCGCCGGGCGGGGCAACATCGGTCGCCACCGCTGGCTGGCGCCGCGTGAGATCTTGCACCTCCTGCCTGGCCTGCGTTCCCAGGGCTTGCGCGGCGGCTTCTTGTTTCACGATGTCCAAATGGATGATTACCGGCTTGGCCTGTGGGCCGTTGACCAGGCCCAGCGGGCCGGCGTGGCGGTGCGGGAGCACACGGCCGTGGAGAGACTTGCGGCAGACGGCACCTACTGGGCAAATGGAGAACACCGAGCGGATCTGATCGTGAACGCCGCCGGACCGTGGTGTCGGAACCTGTTGGACGTGTCTGATGTGCCGGCCCGGCATCGGTTGGATTTGGTGCGGGGAAGTCACCTGGTCCTGGACCGGCCCCTTGCCTTGGGACTGTTCCTTCAGGTCCCGGGCGAGCATCGCATCTGTTTCGCTCTGCCTTGGCAGGGGCGCACCTTGCTCGGAACCACGGAGGTCAGGCAACGACTGGAAGATCCCATCCGTTGCTCGCCGGAGGAAGAGGCCTATCTCTTGAACGTCTACGGCACGGCATTCCTGGACTCCGCCACGTCGGCGGAGATTGTGGAGCGGTTCGCGGGACTTCGGCCCTTGGTGGACTCGGGCAGCGCGAATCCGGGGCGCACCACGCGCGAGTACGTACTGGAACAAACGGGGCACGTGCTCACCGTTTTTGGCGGCAAGTGGACGACCGCCCGGGTGCTGGGGGAACGGGTCCGGGAGAGGGCCGAGAAGGGGTTCTGA